GGATCCAGCGCACGCTCGCCGCGTTCCACCTCGACAAGCTCGTCGACGCCGGGCTGCTGGAGACGGAGAGCAAGCGGCTGAGCGGGCGTTCGGGCCCGGGCGCCGGTCGTCCCGCGAAGCTCTACCGCCGGTCCGGTGCCGAGCGGCAGTTCTCCGTCCCGGCCCGCGACTACCGCACCGCCGCTGATCTGCTGGCCGAGGTCGCCGAGGTCGCCCGGCTCGACACCGAACTGCAGGCCGCCGCCCGGCGCGAGGGGCGCGCGGCGGCTTGCCCGATCGGGGATCTCGCCGCGGCGAAGGAACTCCTGGCCGCCCGCGGCTACGAACCTCGCGAGGACGGCGAGGTCCTGCGTCTCGTCAACTGCCCCTTCCATGTTCTCTCGCAACGGCATCCAGGGCTGGTGTGCGGCATGAACCTGGCGTTGCTGGAAGGGCTGCTCGACGACGCCGAAGGGCTGCGGGCCCGGATGGATCCGCGCCCCGGGCTGTGCTGCGTGGTCGTCGAGCCTTCTAAAAATAATGAGAGTTGACATAGAAGGCCCGGCGATGGTGAGGTGAAGGAGTGACGGAACATCACCTCGCCCAGCTCAACGTGGGCATCCTCAGACATCCCCTCGACGACCCCCGGATGCACGGCTTCACGTCGATGCTCGACACACTGAACGAGGTCGCCGACAACGCGCCCGGCTTCGTGTGGCGCCTGGTCGAGGACGGCGGCAACGACGCGACCGCGATCCGGACCTCGCTCGGCGCCGACGTCCTGGTGAACATGTCGGTCTGGGAGAACCGCGACGCGCTGTGGGACTACGTCTACCGCAGCGGCCACCTGGACATGCTGCGCCGCCGGTCGGAATGGTTCGAGCTGCCGAAGGCCCCGTTCCAGGTGCTGTGGTGGGTGCCCGCCGGGCACGTGCCGACGGTCGAGGAGGCCGTCGAGCGGCTGGAACTGCTGCGGGAGAAGGGGTCCTCGCCGCGCGCGTTCGGTTTCCGGGACAGCTACCTGCCCGAAGGCGCCGCCTCCGCGCCGTGACGTCCGCCCCGCTTTCCGCGACACGTCCGGCGGGTCGCCCGGACCGGTCCGGGTGATGGCTAGGGTGTCCGGCGTGGCGAACATGTCCCGTTGGTCGGATGAGAATGGCGGCTTGGACTACGGTCTGCTGGTGCTGCGGCTGATGCTCGCGGTCGCGATGGGGGCGCACGGGCTCATGCAGGTCTTCGGCCTGTTCGGCGGCTCGGACATGGCGCACTTCGAAAACCTGCTGCGCGGCTACGGGTTCAGCCACAACATCGAATTCCTGACCTGGCTGACCGGCATCACCGAGGTCGGCGGCGCGGCCCTGCTGGCACTGGGCCTGCTGACCCCGCTCGCCGCGGCGGGCCTGCTGGGCGTAGCGCTCAGCGCGGTGCGGGTCAAGTGGGCGGGCGGCCTGTTCGGCAGCAGCGGCCCGGGTTTCGAACTGGAACTGACCCTCGCGGCGATGGCACTGGCCCTGCTGCTGACCGGCCCGGGGTGGTACGCCCTGGACCGGCACACGGCGTGGCGGCAGAAGCCCCTGGGGTTCGGGGTGGGCGGACTGTTCTTGTCGATCTGCGCGGCGGTCGGGGTGGGGTCGCTGTTCTGATTCCGAACGGGGGCCGGGAAGATCTGGCAGGCTGGCCTCGTGTTGGCAAGTGAGGACAGCGGCGAACCGCTGAACGCGGAGTACTCCGTGGTGTCCGTCGACGGCCGGTTGAGCCTGGTCATGGAGAGCGCAGGCGGCCGGGGCGCCGGGCCGCGGCCGCGCAACGATCAGTACAACGACGCCTTGGAGCTGCTGCTCGGCCGCCTTCGCGACCGGCGGGCGGTCGTGGTCTCCGGCGTCGTGGCGTCCAAACAGGCTGCCCGTCTGCCGGAGTCCGAGCGCAGCATTGTCCCGATTCCGATCCGCCTGGCCGAAGAGAGCGACCTCAACCAGGTGCGGCGGCAGATCACCCGGGCGTCCGGGAAGGTCGGCCTGAAGGACGGCGCGACGAAGGAGAGCAACAACCAGAAGCGGATCGAGTTGCGACTGGAGGTTCCGGGCTACGGCCCGGACGATGCGGCGCGCCTCGAGGCCGAATTGGCGGCGCCTTCTTCGAAGGCGCCGCAGTCCTCAGCGAAGGATCTGCTCCGGGGCCTCATCGGCGAGACGATCTCGACTCCCGCCGGCGAGGAGAACCGGATTCTCCGGGTCGGGGACGAATCGGTGCTGGTCGGAACCGATCAGTCGCCCGAAGGTCGGCCCGTTCCCATCGAGGATGTCCAGCGCGGAATGGATGTGCTCCGCACGCGCGGCACGCTCCAGGTTTCGGTGGAAGAATTCGGTCACGGGAGCCCGTTCGTCGAAGCGCTGCTGACCAAGCTGCCGCACGTCAGCAGCGACCCGTCCTCGCCCACGCTCACGTTGGACAGCGCCAGCGCCGAACCGGATCCGGCGGACGTGCACTACGGCGAGCTGGACGTGCCGACCCAAGTGAAAGTCCGGGCCGAACAGAGCAAGCTCCGCCAGTTGCTCGCCGGTGATCGCGAGAGCGCGCCCTGTGCGTTGTGCGG
The nucleotide sequence above comes from Amycolatopsis sp. AA4. Encoded proteins:
- a CDS encoding metalloregulator ArsR/SmtB family transcription factor, which translates into the protein MEDIEAIAVLQDPVRRRLYDYVVSRDHDVSRNEAAEGAGIQRTLAAFHLDKLVDAGLLETESKRLSGRSGPGAGRPAKLYRRSGAERQFSVPARDYRTAADLLAEVAEVARLDTELQAAARREGRAAACPIGDLAAAKELLAARGYEPREDGEVLRLVNCPFHVLSQRHPGLVCGMNLALLEGLLDDAEGLRARMDPRPGLCCVVVEPSKNNES
- a CDS encoding DUF3291 domain-containing protein; the protein is MTEHHLAQLNVGILRHPLDDPRMHGFTSMLDTLNEVADNAPGFVWRLVEDGGNDATAIRTSLGADVLVNMSVWENRDALWDYVYRSGHLDMLRRRSEWFELPKAPFQVLWWVPAGHVPTVEEAVERLELLREKGSSPRAFGFRDSYLPEGAASAP
- a CDS encoding DoxX family membrane protein codes for the protein MDYGLLVLRLMLAVAMGAHGLMQVFGLFGGSDMAHFENLLRGYGFSHNIEFLTWLTGITEVGGAALLALGLLTPLAAAGLLGVALSAVRVKWAGGLFGSSGPGFELELTLAAMALALLLTGPGWYALDRHTAWRQKPLGFGVGGLFLSICAAVGVGSLF